A DNA window from Halomicrobium mukohataei DSM 12286 contains the following coding sequences:
- a CDS encoding Gfo/Idh/MocA family protein has translation MRFGIIGCGTIAQIMHIPYVTELPDLELYALADPATERVTTLGERYNVSHRYESADEMIAERGDELDAVIVLTPPSQHADVVETTLGAEIDTLVEKPLSVSVADADRMVSAAEAADATAMVAYNKRYAPAVEAAREEIAALDRVDKITAYDVDPNHGRNIEAVYDLVDGAVPESVVETTREKQLADSKQVIDSDDDELADDYHWHLEHICHDVNLLRGLFGGVESIDHVDLYADGRYATANLVYEGGRRCTLDSGLSDRKWFEEFVRVDSPTGMIELSFDDPFIRNSPPSVRVKRGTDEISDETRTPAYEESFKREVEHFVACIRGDAEVRTPFEEGRADVRLIADLFRQIQGAPLLGDY, from the coding sequence ATGCGATTTGGTATCATCGGGTGTGGCACGATCGCTCAGATCATGCACATCCCGTACGTGACGGAACTGCCCGATCTGGAGCTGTACGCGCTGGCCGACCCCGCCACCGAGCGGGTCACGACGCTGGGCGAGCGCTACAACGTCTCCCACCGGTACGAGTCGGCGGACGAGATGATCGCCGAACGCGGCGACGAACTCGACGCCGTGATCGTGTTGACGCCGCCGAGCCAGCACGCCGACGTGGTCGAGACGACGCTGGGCGCGGAGATCGACACGCTCGTCGAGAAACCGCTCTCGGTCTCCGTCGCGGACGCCGACCGGATGGTCTCGGCGGCCGAGGCGGCCGACGCGACCGCGATGGTCGCCTACAACAAGCGCTACGCGCCCGCCGTCGAGGCCGCCCGCGAGGAGATCGCGGCACTCGATCGGGTCGACAAGATCACTGCCTACGACGTGGACCCGAACCACGGGCGCAACATCGAGGCGGTGTACGATCTCGTCGACGGCGCGGTCCCCGAGTCGGTCGTCGAGACGACCCGCGAGAAGCAACTCGCCGACAGCAAGCAGGTGATCGACAGCGACGACGACGAGCTGGCCGACGACTACCACTGGCACCTCGAACACATCTGTCACGACGTGAACCTCCTGCGGGGGCTGTTCGGCGGCGTCGAGTCGATCGACCACGTCGACCTGTACGCCGACGGACGGTACGCGACCGCGAACCTCGTCTACGAGGGCGGCCGGCGGTGTACGCTCGATTCCGGGCTCTCGGACCGCAAGTGGTTCGAGGAGTTCGTCCGCGTCGATTCGCCGACGGGGATGATCGAACTGTCCTTCGACGACCCGTTCATCCGGAACTCGCCGCCGTCGGTACGGGTCAAGCGCGGTACCGACGAGATCTCCGACGAGACCCGAACGCCCGCCTACGAGGAGAGCTTCAAGCGAGAGGTCGAGCACTTCGTCGCCTGTATCCGCGGCGACGCCGAGGTCCGGACCCCCTTCGAAGAGGGACGGGCCGACGTGCGCCTGATCGCTGATCTGTTCCGACAGATCCAGGGAGCGCCGCTGCTGGGCGATTACTGA
- a CDS encoding mandelate racemase/muconate lactonizing enzyme family protein, which translates to MYEDFASTLAATMWADFDEQPRRADGPPGEITDVQTVVVDGNFPWTIVTVETSEGVTGIGECYPSPGVHEVITDYLRPVLVGENPTDVERLYNLMRESLSGRGSQQGIGTIAISGVEIALWDATGKLLDQPIYQLLGGKLRESVAVYADCHAGEAMVESAREGQEASTYDPQAYARAARGAVDDGFDIVKFDLDVPSGREIDTLSRHFDPPEIEHKRRVVEAVTDEIGHDAEVAVDLHWNFSPETAERLCRAIEPYDLAWIEDPLPPENTDAMRELKRRVDVTLLTGENRYGRHGFRDLVAEQAVDFLAPDVPKTGGIAETKKIAELAETYYQALVPHNIGSPVATAATVHVGATVPNFVALEYHAREVSWWDDLLVRDEPFIRDGRIRVPDGPGLGVELDWDAVEDHRKH; encoded by the coding sequence ATGTACGAAGACTTCGCATCGACGCTCGCAGCGACGATGTGGGCCGATTTCGACGAACAGCCACGCCGGGCGGACGGTCCGCCGGGCGAGATCACCGACGTACAGACGGTGGTCGTCGACGGCAACTTCCCGTGGACGATCGTCACCGTCGAGACCAGCGAGGGGGTCACCGGGATCGGAGAGTGCTACCCGTCGCCGGGCGTCCACGAGGTCATCACCGACTACCTCCGACCGGTGCTGGTCGGCGAGAACCCGACCGACGTCGAGCGGCTGTACAACCTCATGCGCGAGAGCCTCTCCGGGCGCGGCTCACAGCAGGGGATCGGGACGATCGCGATCAGCGGCGTCGAGATCGCGCTGTGGGACGCCACGGGGAAACTCCTCGACCAGCCGATCTATCAGCTTCTGGGCGGCAAGCTGCGCGAATCGGTCGCCGTCTACGCGGACTGTCACGCTGGCGAGGCGATGGTCGAGTCCGCCAGGGAGGGACAGGAGGCCTCGACGTACGATCCCCAGGCCTACGCACGGGCGGCCCGCGGGGCCGTCGACGACGGATTCGACATCGTGAAGTTCGACCTCGACGTGCCCTCCGGCCGGGAGATCGACACGCTCTCGCGGCACTTCGACCCGCCGGAGATCGAACACAAGCGCCGCGTCGTCGAGGCCGTCACCGACGAGATCGGACACGACGCCGAGGTCGCGGTCGACCTCCACTGGAACTTCAGTCCCGAGACGGCAGAGCGACTCTGTCGCGCGATCGAACCGTACGATCTGGCCTGGATCGAGGACCCGCTCCCGCCGGAGAACACGGACGCGATGCGGGAACTGAAACGCCGGGTCGACGTGACGCTGTTGACCGGCGAGAACCGCTACGGCCGTCACGGCTTCCGCGACCTGGTCGCAGAGCAGGCCGTCGACTTCCTCGCTCCGGACGTTCCGAAGACCGGGGGCATCGCCGAGACCAAGAAGATCGCCGAGCTGGCCGAGACCTACTACCAGGCGCTCGTCCCCCACAACATCGGTAGTCCCGTCGCGACCGCGGCGACGGTCCACGTCGGTGCGACGGTCCCCAACTTCGTGGCCCTGGAGTACCACGCCCGCGAAGTCTCGTGGTGGGACGACCTGCTCGTCCGCGACGAGCCGTTCATCCGCGACGGCCGCATTCGGGTGCCCGACGGACCGGGCCTCGGCGTCGAACTCGACTGGGACGCCGTCGAGGACCACCGAAAGCACTGA